From one Desulfuromonas sp. genomic stretch:
- a CDS encoding PAS domain-containing protein produces the protein MALIALVFLGVIARVGIKAKKSAAKQTRAEKALRDQAALLETTLKAIPTPIFFKDERGLYLDCNEAFERFHGLSKEKIIGKTVYDFAPKKVADTCHGADQELFQGAETKIYETQWNIGKSSPRNYLFHKAVFKREDGSIGGLAGAMIDITEQKRTEQAVKEDRTFLQSIIDGAIDPLFVIAPDYEVLMMN, from the coding sequence ATGGCTTTGATCGCCCTGGTATTCCTGGGGGTAATTGCCCGCGTGGGAATCAAGGCCAAAAAATCGGCTGCCAAACAAACCCGGGCCGAAAAAGCCCTCCGGGATCAGGCGGCCCTGCTGGAGACAACCCTCAAGGCGATTCCCACCCCGATCTTCTTCAAGGACGAAAGAGGTCTTTATCTCGACTGCAACGAGGCTTTTGAAAGATTCCACGGCCTGTCCAAGGAAAAAATCATCGGAAAAACCGTTTATGATTTTGCCCCGAAAAAAGTCGCCGACACGTGCCATGGGGCCGACCAGGAGCTTTTCCAGGGAGCCGAGACAAAGATCTACGAAACCCAGTGGAACATTGGAAAAAGCAGCCCCCGCAACTATCTTTTCCACAAAGCAGTTTTCAAGAGGGAAGACGGCAGCATTGGCGGCCTGGCCGGAGCCATGATCGACATCACGGAGCAAAAACGAACCGAACAGGCCGTTAAAGAGGACCGAACCTTTCTGCAGTCGATCATCGACGGCGCCATCGACCCTCTCTTTGTCATTGCCCCGGACTATGAAGTGCTGATGATGAACA